The genome window TCCTACTCGGGCGAAGCCGGCGAATTGCTCGGAATCGTCCCGACCATCAAACGCATGGGCGCACGCCTGATTACCATTACCGGCAACGATGCTTCCAACCTGGCGGTGCAAGCTGACGTTCATTTGAACGTCCATATCGACAAGGAAGCCTGCCCACTCAACCTGGCACCAACCGCCAGCACTACCGCCACCCTGGCACTCGGCGATGCACTCGCCGTAGCCTTGCTGGATGCACGCGGCTTTGGTGAAGAGGATTTTGCCCGCTCGCATCCGGGCGGTGCCCTGGGTCGCCGCTTGTTGACACATGTACGCGATGTGATGCGCACCGGCGAAGCCATCCCGACTGTCGCCAAAGACGCGACGCTGTACGCGGCGCTGCTGGAAAGCAGCAAGAAAGGCATGGCGATGACTGCGGTAGTCGATGCCGAAGGCCGCGCCATTGGCGTGTTTACCGATGGTGACTTGCGTCGCCTGATCGAAACCCAGCAGGATTTTTCCAAACTCTCGATTGCCGAAGTCATGCATGCCAGTCCGCGCAGTGTTCATCCG of Janthinobacterium sp. Marseille contains these proteins:
- a CDS encoding KpsF/GutQ family sugar-phosphate isomerase — protein: MSVSHAPNPPATFDAQSTARALQFACDTLQIEADAILALKERITSKTSQQFIQAVTLLLNCKGRVVVSGIGKSGHIARKIASTLASTGTPAFFVHAAEASHGDLGMITADDVLIGISYSGEAGELLGIVPTIKRMGARLITITGNDASNLAVQADVHLNVHIDKEACPLNLAPTASTTATLALGDALAVALLDARGFGEEDFARSHPGGALGRRLLTHVRDVMRTGEAIPTVAKDATLYAALLESSKKGMAMTAVVDAEGRAIGVFTDGDLRRLIETQQDFSKLSIAEVMHASPRSVHPDQLAVDAVDMMETYRINQLLVTDNSGKLVGALHIHDLTRAKVI